Genomic DNA from Danio rerio strain Tuebingen ecotype United States chromosome 5, GRCz12tu, whole genome shotgun sequence:
tgtttataaaacactcTATATAAAATCCACAATGGCTTtaatacaaaaatgtattataCCATGGTTGAGCTACACTAACCACAGGAAATCCGTATTTGTAATAATTCTGTGGTTAATTGTAATCACACGGTTACTTCACCTGTGGGACCTATACTTActaaataaaacgaaaataaaCGTTTATTTTCATAAGTGATATAGGCCCATGAGATGGATTACCTGGGTTTGTGTTATTTGATAgcctgtttgttttatattccaGCATAGGCTGTGTGTAAAACTCTCACTGCGCTAAATGATTCAAGAACCGAATCAAATACTTTAAGCGAGTTTATATGAACCACCTCATTTAAATCTACTGTACAGTTGACGAATTTGAGCCTGTGGTTTCTCTCAAAGTATTCCTCTTTTTGTATTCAGCATTACAACAAATGATAAGATGTCATTGTTTTGTTGAACTCGCTAGTAATCTGGTCAATTACCTTGTTGAAAACACGTCGAGAGATAGCGCAATCCAATAAAGCCAGACGAGATAAATCGATATGTCTCATTGAGCTTGTTTGTATTTGCAGTGGTTTGACGATAAACGGGAGCTCGGTGGGCTGGAATCAGACGCACCACTGTAAACTTCTGGACGGGCTCGTTCCCGATCAGCAGCAGCTCTGCAAGCGCAACCTCGAGCTCATGCACAGCATTGTACGCGCGGCCAGACTCACCAAGAGCGCGTGCACGAGCTCCTTCAGTGATATGCGCTGGAACTGCTCGTCCATCGAGAGCGCGCCACACTTCACCCCTGACCTGGCCAAAGGTAAACttacttttaatttgccattgcACACTTTCTCAGTTAGACAGAATAACCATGTTTGTCTTGTGTTTATCTATGTATACAAACGATCACATTTTAACCAATAAAGGGATAGTAgatacagaaaaagaaaatgctCTCATCATGTTCTGGCCCTCCATTGTTCTGCacatatttgagtttttttaaagaatagAAAAAAGATGTTTTTGGGGAAAAGTGGTAGAGCCCTACATTTAAGCCCGATGGGGCCCGACTTTTTAATGCCCCTAAGGCCAGGCTTCAGGTCAATTTTCACATCATAGCTAGCATGCATATCAGGCTTCAGACCTGCTTTAGAAAAAACTTCAaaaattttccaaaaaaaaacaatgagatTCAATGTGTGCAGCCTGGAAGCACCTTTGATGCCTTGTGCATAGAGATTTCCAGCCACATGCAATAGAGAACAAGAGAGAAATTGCCAATGGCGaacttaaaactgtgaaaaaatgaAAGGCAAACCTCTGGTCAACTTTTCAAATAGTGACAACTTTAGATGATGAACCAACTGGTTATGCACAACTTGTAAATTGACTAAACTTACTGTGGACCACACACTGATTGGATATCGATGtcaattaaaaactaaaacttacatttaaaaaaacaaacaaaaaaaaactccaaacatTTCCCGAAATCATgctgattaaaaaaactaaacgaaAACACATCAAGtttctattaaatacaaatctgGTCTATTTTAGTGGCTGTTACTGTATAAACTGTTTGGCGAGAAAAGAGGCGGGCTTTGGGTCGGACTCGGGCCAAAATTTTTGATAAGCGTTTAGACAAGGGCTGGCTTTGATTTAAGGCCTGTGCACGGCTCCAAAAAGTAGAAACtgctagccattgacttccatagtatttttctaCTATGAATTTCAATAGTTAACAactgatttccaacatttttctaattatcttcttttctgtttaatggaaaagcAAAATGCATTTTAGTATAATTTTAGTATTTGGGTGATTCCATTAGGACAGatgtgaacaaacaaataaaaaggaaaaataccAGCAGAGTCCAACAGCATCAGgttttattgttatcattataacAATTAAAAAGTACAAAACCATTAGAATGTTTGTGATGGTTTCCAATAGGTTTTTTTTAAGCATGGGAGTATCATCTGTTTGTGTTCAGCTTTTAGATGTATGATAGAAACTGATGATCTAACAGTGTGGTCTCTGTGCAGGGACCCGTGAGGCAGCGTTTGTGTTTTCTCTGGCTGCTGCGGTGGTCAGTCATGCCATAGCTCGTGCCTGTGCATCTGGAGACCTGCCCAGCTGTTCCTGTGCTGCAATGCCGTCAGAGCAGGCGGCTCCTGATTTCCGCTGGGGTGGATGTGGAGATAACCTTCGCTACGGCCTACAGATGGGCTCCGCTTTCTCAGATGCACCAATAAGGAACCGGCGCTCGGGCCCACAGGCCTTTAGACTCATGCAGCTTCACAACAATGCTGTTGGCAGACAGGTAAAGCCTCAACCACATGCTGGATTTCCACAGAAGACTGGCATCATTCACTGTAGACATAGCAGGGTTCCATTCAATTCATTCaggttgtctcaacacaaatctattaggTGACTTAACAATCtgagtagattgaacataaaacaatcgtTGTCCCAAACATAAAACaacaagttgtcccaaaaaatcttAAGAGTTGTGTTGAttaagctcattttacataagtagCATGAACAGGTCACagtaaattaataatgaaaatagtaattatttttttgagtgtttcGATCAGTATCATGAATCTGTGTGTTCGTGTTTGTAAAGGTGCTTATGGACTCTCTAGAGATGAAGTGCAAATGTCATGGCGTTTCTGGCTCATGCTCTGTAAAGACCTGTTGGAAGGGTCTTCAAGACATCAGCACCATCTCCGCCGACCTCAAGTCTAAATACCTGTCGGCCACCAAGGTGATTCCGCGTCAGATTGGCACACGCCGGCAGCTTGTGCCCCGAGAGATGGAGGTGAGGCCGGTTGGAGAGAATGAACTAGTCTACCTGGTCAGCTCACCGGATTACTGCACACAGAACGCCAAACAGGGGTCACTGGGGACCACAGACAGGTGAGATTGACACGCATCATCAATCAAGATTATTGATCACTGATGAGTTGAGAGGGAGCTATCAGTCTGTAATGAATGAGGGATTATCACTGATCCCACAGACGGGACAGAGCACAGGGTGAAAAGAGGCACATGAATGGAGTGGGTTAAACATTGTCAAGGCGCACAGGCATGAAAACTGATTCTTGAACACAAATGGCCTCAAATGTTGTTGTTTGACTTTTTGGCCAGTGTTAACGTACACCATCAGGGTCTTACAACAGGGTGttcgtggggtcttaaaaagaattaaaagttgataaatcaattatgagaaaatgatttcccttaaaaggtattaagaAGTCTTGGTTGTGTTTTTTttcgaggtcttaaattttgttcgaGCGtttccaaagtgtttgactccaaaaaagcataaatacatttattttccttttaataTTAACAAGGGCATGCTCGGTCCGCAACCTGGCAGGAGCATATCTGGCCGAGCTTCTCCGTCCGGGTGATGTCACTTAATTTGTAACAAACGccggaaggtgatgtgacgctctccacatgtagcaaaACCATAGAGCGAAAAAGACGGCAACTGTTTaggttaaaggtttgatactgattataACTTGGCGATgatgtcttaaaatattctggGAAGGTCTTTCAAAAGTATAATAAGGTATTGAAATTGCTGCATATACCCTGTACAAAGTCATAAATTCAGTTATAATAAATTAAAGGACATAAAATGAATTGTCTTTTTTATTGACAGGTCTTAATAAGCTGGAGTTAAAATACAGCTTACTGTGATTGTTAAACTTCCAAGGTAGTTTAAAGGCTGTAATGTAAGCAACGTAAGGAATGGAGTATAATTTCATAAaacatttttggttttgttcaaaTTTGTATTTAATCTGGGTTTAGTAGActtctttaaacatttaatataaagacgtagagaaaaaattaaataccacaaaaaaataaaaataaatggtaacCCTTTAGTTTAAGTATGAATTCCCACTAATAACTACTGGCTTACTACCTGAATATTATTCAgacattggctgtttattagtatttttaaagtaaGATCTTAATCTACATCCTatacctaaacctaactactacCTTACCAACTATTAATTTGCAGAAAATTAATAGTTTCTTCAGCTAAAAGTCTCCCTAAAAACACAATGAAACGCAATCCAAAATTCACGTAAACACCTGTAATAAACACATTTTCCTTGGCTTAGTCTCTCtctttcagaggttgccacattggaatgaaccacctatttattcattcatgcattcattttcctttggcttagcctttgactttcacagtattttttctactaattcattttcttttcagcttagtccctttattaatcaggggtcaccataggggaatgaaccaccaacttatttagcatttgttttacaatgcggatgcccttccagctgcaacccagtactgcgaaacaaccatacacactcattcacacacatacactacagccaatttagtcaaTTCACCTTTTGCCCGTCTTTAGAGTGTGGGGGATACTAGAGCAccagggggaaacccatgtgaacacggggagaacatgcaaactccacacagaaatgccaaatgacccagccgaggttagaaccagcaactttcttgctgtgaggcgacagtgctaaccactgagccaccatgtcgtctAAAAcgcctatttattttttatctaaggattttttacaaatattacagGTATTCCTCTACTTCggttaaacattattaatttaatttgtgtaaAAGCCAcctgaaccagaagttgctgagacttttatttcagtatgttgatgcactttcaagtgaaacagaatattgagtaggggacgAGGCTTTCTTTTTTCACATCATTCTCTTATGATTAACTAACAGTGAGAGGGGCGTTGTtaggaatattgtggctgaagccatcaaTTGTCAACAGAAAAGGAACGCCACTCCACAACATGAGGGCTAATGTTCagaatttgattaaagattaccaacgTAGGCAACGTTTTTTTATGTGGATTAACTAATTTAATGGATGAGTTGTTAATGTGTGCAAGcagaataaacattgtaaatttgatTTCACGCAGACTTTCAATGCCATGATTACATGTAAATAATTGTCTATCGCTCTTATCTGCAGGCAGTGTAACAAGACGGCGAGCGGCAGTGAGAGCTGTGGGCTGATGTGTTGTGGACGGGGTTATAATGCCTACACAGAGGTGCTGGTGGAGCGCTGCCAGTGTAAATACCACTGGTGCTGTTACGTGTCCTGCAAAACCTGCAAGCGCACCGTCGAGAGATACGTCTGCAAGTGACAGACCGTCTTCACCAATAGACCTTGTGTGACCCTTTTTTTTTAGAGCCATAAGTGAGTGGATAATCCTTTCCCAGGCAGGAAAGTGGAGAAAGAAGAGCCGGAGTTGAGGAATATGGGATGGTGAAAGAGTTAATGAATGGCTGTAGACAAAGAACCCTGCAGTGAGACCCTTCAGGCTCCCCACCGAAAACCAGAGATAAGTAGAGGCAAAACTCATCAACTCCGGCACTGAGGGGAAGAGACTGGGGGAAGGGACTGTGCTGGGAAGACACTTACTTTACTGTGGTAAAACTTCACGCGTTGATGGCCTGCCCGGATCGGTTTTGTTTTGGTCAGATGAATTTCACGAGCTGGACGTGATGGACATCAGATTAGTTCGGTTGACGTCAGATGTTCTCTGCACTCAGTATTGATTTATGAAAGGTTGACGACACTATTTTTATAGTAAAGTAACTTACAGCAATAGGACAAACGAGACTGCTTGGAAATTAACAACTTCTAgttgtgtgtttgagtaaaaaatagttttgttttgcaAAATACTGATGATTTTGTAGTCATTCAGAGCAGAAAATGATTatgatattttaaattgttttaaataacaaaaaaaaatgccatgTGTATGttaatttttccaatattttaaTTTCAGATAAGTCATTACAGTGGAATACCCTGGATTTGTAGACactttgttattctgaccagttgtcatttagagagagaaaaaaacactgtaaatgacCATATTTAATTTCTCAAATTACAGAATAATTttgatattaacattttactcaagcacataaatagaaaaaaaaactgtttgaaaaacatttttccaTAGCTATTTTTGTGATGTCTATTAATATTTTCATTGCATtcataaaaagaaaaatgaaagccATGCATTTCAGCCT
This window encodes:
- the wnt11f2 gene encoding protein Wnt-11 isoform X1 → MRGRAESKRRFSRLCVECPSCAICSQSGLTINGSSVGWNQTHHCKLLDGLVPDQQQLCKRNLELMHSIVRAARLTKSACTSSFSDMRWNCSSIESAPHFTPDLAKGTREAAFVFSLAAAVVSHAIARACASGDLPSCSCAAMPSEQAAPDFRWGGCGDNLRYGLQMGSAFSDAPIRNRRSGPQAFRLMQLHNNAVGRQVLMDSLEMKCKCHGVSGSCSVKTCWKGLQDISTISADLKSKYLSATKVIPRQIGTRRQLVPREMEVRPVGENELVYLVSSPDYCTQNAKQGSLGTTDRQCNKTASGSESCGLMCCGRGYNAYTEVLVERCQCKYHWCCYVSCKTCKRTVERYVCK
- the wnt11f2 gene encoding protein Wnt-11 precursor; translated protein: MTEYRNFLLLFITSLSVIYPCTGISWLGLTINGSSVGWNQTHHCKLLDGLVPDQQQLCKRNLELMHSIVRAARLTKSACTSSFSDMRWNCSSIESAPHFTPDLAKGTREAAFVFSLAAAVVSHAIARACASGDLPSCSCAAMPSEQAAPDFRWGGCGDNLRYGLQMGSAFSDAPIRNRRSGPQAFRLMQLHNNAVGRQVLMDSLEMKCKCHGVSGSCSVKTCWKGLQDISTISADLKSKYLSATKVIPRQIGTRRQLVPREMEVRPVGENELVYLVSSPDYCTQNAKQGSLGTTDRQCNKTASGSESCGLMCCGRGYNAYTEVLVERCQCKYHWCCYVSCKTCKRTVERYVCK